Genomic window (Oryzias latipes chromosome 17, ASM223467v1):
TTGAAGTGCAGACCTTCATTTTTGCTTGATATGTTTGTCATTTGTAGATTAAAAATGACTATCCCGGTAAATTTGAGAtaatttctattcattttcttaTAGGGAGTACTTAAAAAAGCATCAGGGACCCCTTTACCTTCCATCCTGGCACATCTTTCATGACGATTGCTTCCTCTTCCAGGTTTTCTCTCAGCATCCTCAAGGTCCTGGAGAAATGCAAATACAGTTGTTACACACAAAGACCGTTCTCCTTTTTCGAGCGTTTGGAAGAGATTCCAGCATCACCTTCGGTCTTGTTCTGCTTGTAACAGAGGCAACAGAGCTATCCGTGCTTCCAGCTCCTCAATCTGCAGTCGCCTATAAAACACAATGGCTGCTGTAACCTTCACAACACCCCGTCCAAGGAAATGCATGACGTCTCCTACCTCCTTTCTCTGTTCCAGCTGAATAGTCTCCAATATCCAAACACCATGATGCCGATGCCAATGCCAAACATACTGTAtcctaaaatgtaaagaacAATGAATTAATTCTCtacattttttca
Coding sequences:
- the ndufa13 gene encoding NADH dehydrogenase [ubiquinone] 1 alpha subcomplex subunit 13; translation: MAGSKVKQDMPPPGGYAAFDYKRNLPKRGLSGYSMFGIGIGIMVFGYWRLFSWNRERRRLQIEELEARIALLPLLQAEQDRRTLRMLRENLEEEAIVMKDVPGWKVGESVFHTDRWTTPLTEELFHLRPREELLHKRFGFLWYV